One segment of Fusarium falciforme chromosome 13, complete sequence DNA contains the following:
- a CDS encoding Fungal-trans domain-containing protein: MASVLHSNFMPSANAAITSSTTSIKQVTIALLLGYYYFSHDLSRLALRLCGIAARMLMELGFHNSDMLNHILKTDSQRREASAIMCSVIILDRQWSAMTGLPANFPNAAFSLTPTFIDDMPYAKAMYMLIHISDRFDEPISIAARGNTRIDDDVMELLVFQIQQWQKKCVGDKDLPDMEVWFDEPSNLPPSWLLLLIYRAASIKSLLLRPYFFPTSDIEKSKLYLPQAMELAVRVTGSLFKLDNVTDMYRNQRPYYQHILASICALMFLVAGYVEKHRSTMLPYLTSGYDDQIRECFVRARNLSQKYGDVSTAAKDLGKRIRELCHAMETYGKARREASEEAIPSTTVAFQSNTTFTGPSATSQDIGLNNEPREEAFVPMTDRTFEAEMNSFGANFGFELPIEGDHGPQDMPP, translated from the exons ATGGCATCCGTCCTTCATTCTAACTTTATGCCCTCAGCCAACGCCGCAATTACATCTTCTACAACTAGTATCAAACAAGTCACCATCGCCTTACTACTG GGCTACTATTATTTCTCCCACGACCTCTCAAGGCTTGCATTAAGGTTATGTGGCATTGCTGCACGTATGTTGATGGAACTTGGCTTCCACAATAGCGACATGTTAAATCACATTCTCAAGACCGATTCTCAACGTAGAGAGGCTTCTGCTATCATGTGCTCCGTAATTATACTCGATCGTCAATGGAGCGCTATGACTGGCTTGCCCGCGAACTTCCCCAACGCCGCGTTCAGTCTCACGCCTACATTCATA GACGATATGCCATATGCAAAGGCTATGTACATGCTCATTCACATCAGCGACAGATTTGACGAACCTATATCCATCGCGGCCAGGGGAAATACTCGTATCGATGATGATGTGATGGAACTATTGGTTTTCCAGATTCAACAGTGGCAGAAAAAGTGCGTCGGGGACAAAGACCTTCCTGACATGGAGGTTTGGTTTGATGAACCATCAAACTTACCTCCGTCATGGCTGTTATTGCTGATCTACCGAGCTGCGTCGATAAAGAGCCTTCTGCTACGTCCTTATTTCTTTCCAACATCGGATATAGAGAAGAGCAAACTATACCTTCCACAGGCCATGGAATTAGCAGTCAGGGTCACAGGGTCACTATTCAAACTGGACAATGTCACGGACATGTATCGTAACCAGCGACCGTACTACCAGCACATCCTCGCGTCCATTTGTGCTCTTATGTTTCTAGTGGCGGGCTACGTTGAGAAGCATCGCTCAACCATGTTACCGTATTTGACCTCAGGATATGACGACCAAATCCGTGAATGCTTTGTACGAGCACGCAATCTATCACAGAAGTACGGAGATGTGTCCACGGCCGCAAAAGATTTAGGGAAAAGGATTCGAGAACTTTGTCACGCTATGGAAACGTATGGTAAAGCACGGAGAGAGGCCTCTGAGGAAGCAATTCCGTCTACAACCGTTGCATTCCAAAGCAACACCACATTTACAGGTCCCTCTGCGACATCACAAGACATTGGTCTTAACAATGAGCCTCGAGAAGAGGCCTTTGTCCCTATGACAGATCGTACTTTCGAGGCCGAAATGAACTCCTTCGGCGCGAACTTCGGCTTCGAGTTGCCGATAGAAGGTGATCATGGTCCGCAAGATATGCCGCCATAG
- a CDS encoding Flavin prenyltransferase PAD1, mitochondrial, with product MKTLAAVRSGYCDDLISRAADVTLKEDRKLLLAIRETPLSSIHLENMLALRRANAIIFPPVPAFYTRPGGVDDIVDQSAGRMLDMMGIFTDGFERWEGFKKAQTEM from the coding sequence ATGAAAACTCTTGCTGCAGTACGATCTGGTTACTGCGATGACCTAATATCAAGAGCCGCCGATGTCACACTCAAGGAAGACCGCAAACTACTCCTAGCTATTCGGGAAACACCTTTGAGTTCTATTCATCTTGAGAATATGCTTGCTCTTCGTCGTGCTaacgccatcatcttcccTCCTGTTCCGGCTTTCTATACCAGGCCTGGGGGTGTCGATGATATTGTCGATCAAAGTGCTGGAAGGATGTTGGATATGATGGGAATATTCACTGATGGATTTGAGCGATGGGAGGGGTTCAAGAAAGCTCAGACTGAGATGTAG
- a CDS encoding Zn(2)-C6 fungal-type domain-containing protein produces MNYVSVVIGIFILLIVAYWLSFGHNFQGPEMEALLGQRSEPVIASDQIIESAPSTEQRRSKELKQAS; encoded by the exons ATGA ATTACGTTTCCGTTGTCATCGGCATTTTCATCCTTCTCATTGTGGCGTATTGGCTTTCGTTTGGCCACAACTTCCAGGGGCCT GAAATGGAAGCCCTCCTGGGACAGCGCAGCGAGCCTGTTATTGCATCGGATCAGATCATCGAATCAGCTCCCAGCACCGAGCAAAGGAGGTCCAAGGAGCTAAAACAAGCAAGCTGA
- a CDS encoding Zn(2)-C6 fungal-type domain-containing protein, which translates to MASQKSRRKPDAGRSRSGCINCKAKRVKCDETKPNCKACISRGDTCGGYPKVFRWSTKHEKPPRGKHQPPAQPSSASVLTPNFHPGTIDWESSTESGGDWMQPLQDWNTNFFGPSDDAAWETFISQPSINELVRDIQWCTDSPSFANATDGSSSTNVLGGVEGVNTFDNLSRGSSDLGLSPPRLGLEDTGVPPTIVHVPTSLIEYWFHEVCTIWSQYDSDKNFNRIIAAALWSSSEAVTISLESMSAAYLSSKVPHMRQTSVSLMKSATRIIKAELLSFQHSDQFTSVPTGLLFALLCIGTSVCWLYPDHLGIPYLREAKGLLHQINRQKRSMCEKDHKLLHTFNKSWTYCDMLLSVVAGSGPRSISEMDSVDDISADGYPTAEEAQSDIDQEPPHPWTGVSTTISKLFTRTMKLCHNFHFNLKQHSTVTAHNLTTALNLIEEAKAIEERLVRLDFEISHPVGETGDQRTPCGHLVNIAEAYRLAGLLHLYQTFPDLVMRRLPNSILTGQRNTGTAGDELIIPLGLRLVKILKQLPPDSGSRMTQPLLCITASIGLRFTSSNATPTIEACDMSEYISHLCRADKDTEQPSSVTRSELEIGNARQFILCRLNALEMALPPRPVVVARNLVKSIWNAYDNDRTGVNRVHWIDIMERQGLRSLFG; encoded by the exons ATGGCCTCTCAGAAGTCACGGAGGAAGCCTGATGCTGGACGCTCCAGGTCGGGATGCATAAATTGCAAGGCCAAGCGC GTCAAATGCGACGAGACAAAGCCAAACTGCAAAGCGTGCATTTCGCGAGGTGACACATGTGGTGGTTACCCCAAAGTCTTCAGGTGGTCCACCAAACACGAGAAACCGCCGAGAGGCAAGCATCAGCCTCCTGCGCAACCTTCTTCGGCCTCAGTTCTTACTCCCAACTTCCACCCTGGTACGATCGACTGGGAATCCTCAACGGAATCCGGAGGCGACTGGATGCAGCCACTTCAGGACTGGAATACGAACTTTTTCGGCCCATCTGACGATGCCGCGTGGGAGACTTTCATCTCTCAACCCAGCATCAATGAACTCGTTAGAGATATCCAGTGGTGCACTGATTCACCTAGCTTTGCCAATGCCACCGATGgctcatcttcaaccaacGTCCTCGGTGGTGTGGAAGGGGTGAATACTTTTGACAATCTATCTCGAGGCAGCTCAGACTTGGGTCTCTCGCCTCCTCGACTAGGACTCGAGGATACTGGCGTCCCCCCCACCATCGTACACGTTCCAACTTCCCTCATTGAGTACTGGTTCCACGAGGTCTGCACGATCTGGTCCCAATACGATTCCGACAAAAACTTCAATCGCATAATAGCCGCCGCCCTTTGGTCTAGCTCCGAAGCTGTTACTATCAGTCTTGAAAGCATGTCAGCAGCCTACCTCTCGTCAAAAGTACCCCATATGAGACAGACGTCAGTGTCCCTAATGAAATCTGCCACAAGaatcatcaaggccgagctTCTTAGCTTCCAGCACTCAGACCAGTTCACCTCAGTCCCCACAGGCCTTCTctttgctctgctctgcaTAGGCACTAGCGTCTGCTGGCTCTACCCAGATCACCTAGGAATCCCTTACTTACGAGAGGCTAAAGGTCTTCTGCATCAAATAAACAGGCAGAAACGAAGCATGTGCGAGAAGGACCACAAGCTCTTGCATACCTTCAACAAGAGTTGGACCTACTGTGATATGCTCTTATCCGTGGTCGCCGGGAGTGGCCCGCGAAGTATAAGCGAAATGGACAGTGTCGACGACATCAGCGCCGATGGTTACCCAACTGCCGAAGAAGCTCAGTCGGACATCGATCAGGAACCACCTCATCCTTGGACCGGCGTCTCAACTACAATCTCAAAACTATTCACTCGAACGATGAAGCTTTGTCACAACTTTCACTTCAACCTTAAGCAACACAGTACAGTCACGGCACATAATTTAACTACTGCTTTAAATCTCATTGAGGAGGCAAAGGCCATCGAAGAGCGGTTGGTACGTCTGGACTTTGAAATCTCTCATCCGGTGGGAGAGACCGGAGATCAGAGAACGCCATGCGGACATCTGGTTAATATAGCGGAAGCGTACCGGCTAGCAGGGCTATTGCATCTCTATCAGACCTTTCCAGACTTGGTCATGCGACGGTTACCCAATAGCATCCTGACAGGTCAGCGAAATACCGGGACAGCCGGGGACGAGTTGATCATTCCCCTTGGTCTACGTCTCGTCAAGATTTTGAAGCAGCTCCCTCCAGACTCCGGCAGCAGGATGACCCAGCCTCTCCTCTGCATCACCGCCAGTATAGGGCTCCGATTCACCTCTTCAAACGCTACCCCGACCATTGAAGCCTGCGATATGTCAGAGTACATCAGCCATCTCTGCCGGGCAGACAAAGATACTGAGCAACCGAGTTCTGTAACCAGGTCAGAATTAGAGATTGGCAATGCACGGCAGTTTATTCTATGTCGGCTCAATGCCCTCGAAATGGCCCTCCCGCCTCGGCCAGTTGTCGTGGCGAGAAACCTTGTAAAGTCTATTTGGAACGCATATGATAATGATCGGACTGGCGTTAACAGAGTTCATTGGATTGATATTATGGAGAGGCAAGGCTTGCGGTCCTTATTTGGATAA